The Eubacterium ventriosum genome includes the window AAGGTATCCGCAAAAGTAACAAAACCTGCAAAGGTTAAAGGTGTTTCTGCAAAGAACAATAAGAAGAAATCATTAACAGTAAAATGGAGAAAAGTAAATGGCGTAAAAGGCTATCAGCTTAGATATGCAACAAACAAGAAAATGAAAAAGGCCAAAATAATAACAATTACAAAAAACAAACTTGTAATCAAAAAATTGGCAAAGAAGAAATACTACATTCAGGTTTGTGCATACAAAGTAGACAGTAACGGAAAGAAAGTCAAAGGAAAATGGAGTGCAAAGAAGGCTATAAAAGTTAAAAAATAGCAAGTTAGAGAAACAGTAAAGTTAGAGAATTATTTAAGTTAGATAATCAGTAAAGCTAGAAAAATAGTAGAGTTAGATAATCATTTAAGTTTACCTAAACGGGGCGCTGTGTCGATGAAGCAATATCGATACAGCGCCTTAATAGTTGGAGAGGATGGAATTTTTTTGTTATAATAAATGAATAAATATGCAGCTAAAGTATTGCCAAATAGGGTGAAAAAAACTATAATTTTTTTGGTGAAAAATTTTAAAAGACTATGTTAGTTGGTGAAAACCAGAGAGAAGATTAAGTAAAAAATATTAGAGGAGAGACTGAAATGAAAACAAGAATTGGTATTTTAGGTTATGGTAACCTTGGAAAAGGTGTTGAATGCGCAGTTAAAGAAGCTAATGATATGGAATTAGTTGCTGTATTTACAAGAAGAGATCCTAAGAATGTAACTATTTTAACAGAAAATGTTCCGGTATGTCATATTGATGAAGCAGCAGACTGGAAAGACAAGATAGATGTTATGATTTTATGTGGTGGTAGTGCTACAGATCTTCCTGTACAGACTCCACAGTTTGCTTCAATGTTTAACGTAATTGATAGTTTTGATACTCACGCAAGAATTCCTGAACATTTTGCAGCAGTAGATAAGGCGGCTAAGGAAGCTGGAAAAGTAGCAGTTATTTCAGTAGGTTGGGATCCTGGAATGTTCTCACTTAACAGAGTTTATGCTAATGCAATTCTTCCAGATGGAAAAGATTATACATTCTGGGGCAAAGGTGTAAGCCAGGGACATTCAGATGCAATTCGTAGAATTAAAGGCGTTAAGAATGCAAAGCAGTACACAATCCCTGTTGAAAGTGCTTTGGAAAGAGTTAGATCAGGTGAAAATCCTGAACTTACAACAAGAGAAAAACATGAAAGAGAATGTTTTGTTGTATTAGAAGAAGGTGCAGATGCTGCAACAGTAGAGAAAGAAATCAAAGAAATGCCTAACTATTTCTCAGACTACAATACAACAGTTCACTTCATTACTGAGGAAGAATTAGAAAAGAACCACAGCGGAATGGCTCACGGTGGTTTTGTAATTCGTTCAGGAAAGACAGGAATGAACAAAGAACATAATCACATTATCGAATATAGCTTAAAGTTAGATTCAAACCCTGAATTTACAACAAGCGTATTAATCGCTTATGCAAGAGCTGCAAAACGTCTTTATGATGAAGGCCAGAAAGGATGCAAGACAGTATTAGATATTGCACCTGCATACTTATCAGAAATGAGCGATGAAGATTTAAGAGCACATTTATTATAATAAGTAGATAGGATACAAATATTGAAGATTGAAAGTATTGAATTGTAGAGTAGTTGATTCAAAATTAAATTTGTATAATTGAATATTTGAAATAAAAAGGTCTGGTAGAAATATCGGACCTTATTTATTTTTGAAAAAGTGAGCAACGCTTCCGGAAAGTGAAACGTACCCCGAAAGAAGGGGTTTATGAAATATTGGGGTACATATCGCTATTTCAAACAAGAAAATAGTTGTCATATTGGTTGTATTAAAGGAAAACGTACCCCGAAAAAAGAGATTTATGAAATATTGGGGTACATATCGCTATTTCAAACAAGAAATTAATTATCATATTGGTTGTATTAAAAGAAAACGTACCCCGAAAAAAGAAGCTTACGAAATATCGGGGTACGCATCAATATTTCTAACGAGAAAAAGTTATCAAATCAGCTGCATTCAAATGATATGTGATGCTATAAAGAAGGGGATACCGCAACAAACTTAAAAAATAGGAATGTTGTGGTATAAATCAACAGAAAAGAGAATAAAAAAGTACCCCGAAAAGCATTTTTGCCGTATCGGGGTACTTTCTGTAACATTTAATCTACAGCGGACTTTTTCTCTTCCCGTTCATAAAACTTAGCACTTTCTTTTTCGTGGCCTTGTCTTTTATTTGCGCAGGCTGCCAGTTGTTTGTATCTCCGGTGTAAACGTAACATGGAATTATGTCGCCTGTTTCCTCTGATATTTTATTATTTGAAGTAAGAGTTATTGTGTGCTGGTATATGATTGTGCGGTTTTCGGGATGGCGGTTGCCACCAAAAATAAAGTTGCCCATTGAATAAATAATTGTTTTATTTTTGTATTTCTCCAATGGCTGTAGCACGTGTGGGTGGTCGCCGATTATCAGGTCGGCACCGGAATCAATTAAAGTATGACAGGCGTTAACCTTCCAGTTTTCAGGTTCGTGAAGACCTTCAGTTCCACCGTGGAAATAAATAATTTGATAGTCACTTTTTTTCGTAGCTTTTTTCAGGGCAGACTGAATTGTAGGTAAAACATAATCGCCATACATAGATACACAAATTACAGAAATTTTAAAATTATGCTTTTCGAAATAAACAATCTTACCTTCCTCGCCCCATTTAACGTTAGCAGCATCTAAAGCTTTTCTTGTGTCTTCGTGTCCCTCCAAGCCGTAATCATTAATATGATTATTTGAAATAGAAACCATATCAATGCCACCGGCTGATAAGATTTTGGCATTTTTTGCAGGTGACTTAAACCAAAAAGCACGGACATTAGGATCTGCATATTGTCCCTTGTCGCTAACTTTCAATTTCTTGCTGTCTGAATAAACATTTTCGCAGTCAGCAATTGTAAAGTCATCATTTAAGAAATAAGAGTTAACTTTCTCTAAAAAATATGAAGGATTCTTAGCCTTTGCAACGTCATTAAAACAATTCTCATAAGAAGTATTTTCGTCTGTTGCACAGAGACAATCACCAACAAAACTTAACTTAATAGTATTAGCAGGAGCGGTTGTTGCAACAGTACTTGAATCTTTAGTAGTGGTTTGTCCTGAACTTGAAAATTTGCTTTCATCGGATGAATTGCCTGTGTTGCTTCCAATTGATTTTGAATTGCTATTATTTTGAGCTGCATTTCCTATAGTGTTTTTCTTCGAATTTTCATTCTGACTCATCGTTTCTTTCTGACCCAAAACATTAGTTGTCGTATCCATGGGTTTAACCGAAAGGTTAAAAAATATTGCCACGGTTATAACCGACAGTATTATGGGAAAAATTACTATAATATTTTTTTTCATTTTCTCTCCATTCTTCTATAATTATGTAGAATAAATTTGAGGGTGCTTATAGAAAATATACAAAACCCGACCTTAGAATTTATTGTACCATATGAGTCGTTAAGATGAAAAATAAAAAACAATAAAAAAGAAGATAAAATATATACAAAAATAGATTGGCCGTATATACAAGGAATAAATAAGTGTGATACAATTATCGAAGTTAAAATTTATAGGAGAAATCATATGTCAAAATACATATTAGAAGTTTGTGTTGATTCAGTAGAATCAGCAATTTCCGCATATAATGGAGGAGCAACAAGAATTGAGTTATGCTCAAATCTTGTTATAGGAGGAACAACTCCGGATTTAGAATTGTTTAAAACTATTAGAAACCATATTCAGATTCCAATTAACGTAATGATACGTCCTCGTTACGGTGATTTTTGCTACACAGAATATGAACACGAAATTATGTGCAGACAGGTGGAAAACTTTAAAAACGAAGGTGCGGATGCAGTTGTAATTGGGAGTTTAAATATTGACGGAACATTAAATGAAAAGCAGATGAAAGAACTTATTAAAGAGGCAGGTCAGTGTAAAATTACGCTTCATAGAGCTTTCGATATGTGTAAGGATTATTTTCAAACAATGGAAGAAGCCATAAAACTTGGTGTGGATACGATTTTAACTTCAGGAGGAAAACAGAACTGCATTGTAGGTGCTGAAACCATTAGAAATTTGGTTGAACAGGCGGAAGGAAGAATAGAAATATTAGTTGGTGCAGGTGTAAGTCAAAATAATATTGCAGAACTGATTAAGAGAACAAAAACCAAAAGCTTCCATATGTCGGGAAAAACAATTATAGAGAGCACAATGAAATATAGAAATCCAGACGTTTTTATGGGACTTCCGGGAATTAGTGAGTATAAAAAATATCAAACAGATGAAAAAATTATAAAACAGGTAGTAGAAATACTACAAAGAAATATAGAGTCCAAAACACAGATTCAGGAATAAAAATTTTAATTTAAGAAAATTAATATAATCTGAAAACTAAAAAGTAACTTGCAGGAAAATGCAAAAGAAGGAGGAAAAAATGTATTCAGCATTATTAGTAATTATTTATTTAGCATTTATAAGTTTAGGTTTGCCTGATACTCTGTTGGGCTCAGCGTGGCCACAGATGCACATCGAACTTAATGCATCATTGTCTTCAGCAGGAATTATAACAATGATTATATCAATGGGAACGGTTATATCAAGTTTGTTTTCTGACAGATTAAACATTAAGCTTGGAACAGGAAAAGTTACAGCTATTAGTGTATTAATGACAGCAGTAGCATTGCTTGGATTTTCACTATCACATAGTTTCATAATATTATGTGTGCTCGCAGTACCATATGGATTAGGTGCAGGAGCTGTAGATGCGGCATTAAATAATTATGTTGCACTACATTATTCCTCAAAACATATGAGCTGGCTCCACTGTTTCTGGGGAGTTGGCGCGTCAATAGGACCATATATTATAGGAACATGTATGGCTCACGGTTTAGGCTGGCGTGGTGGTTACAGTGTTATTTCAGTACTTCAGTTTACACTTACAGCAGCATTATTTATAACATTGCCATTATGGAAAAAAGTAGAAAACAGCGAAAACAATGTAATCAATGGAAATAACGAAAGAACTCAGGAAGAACCACAGGAGAGAAAAGCTAAATCATTATCAGAAGTATTACATATTAAAGGGGTAATCTACATTTTATTTGCATTCTTTTGCTATAGTGCAGTTGAGCAGACAACAACATTGTGGTGTGCAAGCTATCTTGTATTAAATAGAAGCATTGACAGCAACATAGCAGCCAAGTTTGCAGCATTTTTCTACATAGGAATTACATTTGGACGTTTCCTGTGCGGATTTATTGCAGACAAGTTAGGCGACAAGAATATGATAAGACTTGGAATTGTAATAATTGTGGCAGGTATTGTAATGTTATTTATGCCAATACCGGGTGCAGCTATTGCTTTGGCAGGACTTATAACAATAGGTCTTGGCTGTGCACCAATATATCCGTCAATTATTCATTCAACACCATTTAACTTTGGCGCGGATAATTCACAGGCGGTTATCGGAATACAGATGGCATTTGCTTATGTTGGAACAACATTTATGCCACCATTATTCGGACTTATTGCCCAGTATATTAACATAGGATTATTCCCGGTATATATTTTAATATTTACTGCAATAATGCTTTTGACAACAGAAGTGTTAAACAACATTAACAAGGATAAAGCATATAAATAATCCAAATAAACAAAAGGAGTCAGTGTTTTTAACATGGGATATTATAAGGAAAACTGTTTTGGGCTTTTTATGTAATTAGAATTGAAAGAGTCAGGAAACAATAATACTAGAAAGTGCAAAAAAAGCCCTAAATTAATACCACAAAACTATGTACATAATTAAAAAAAGTATGTATTATTAAAGACGCGACAGTTAAGGCTGTCGCGTTTTGTGGAAAGAAGGGTGAAAATTATGAAATATATGAGACAATTTGGGATTATTATGTTAGTAACCTGTATAGGTGAAATCTTAAAATATTTAATTCCGTTGGCAATACCGTCAAGTATTTATGGATTGTGTCTGATGATGGTTTTGCTTGTGACAGGCATTGTGAAAGTAGACGATGTAAAAGAGTCAGGAACTTTTCTAATAGAAATAATGCCTTTAATGTTTATTGCATCGGGAGTAGGAATAGTTGTTTATTGGAAACAGCTTAAAACCATGCTTATTCCACTTATAATTATTACTTTTGTGTCAACAGTCCTTGTAATGGCTGTGTCAGGAAAAGTAACCCAGTATGTGATAAAGAGGAGAAAAAAATATGAATCAGATGATAATTAATTCTACGACAATAGGTGTAGTAATAAGTGTAATGGGATACGAGTTAGGCTTATTATTAAAAAGAAAATTTAAGTCAGCTATTTTTAACCCACTTTTAATTTCAATAATATTTGTAATATGCTGTCTGCTCTTGTTTAGGGTAGATTATGATAATTACAACAAAAGCGCACAGTATTTAAGTTATCTTTTAACACCGGCAACAGTATGTCTTGCAATACCTTTGTATCAGCAGATTAAATTACTTAAAGAGAATGTGGTAGCAATATTTGCAGGCATAATTTCGGGTGTACTTACAAGTTTGGTTTGTATATTTGCATTTGCTTTAATATTTAATTTCGGTCATGAAGAATATGTAACATTGTTGCCTAAGTCCATTACAACAGCAATTGGAATGGGAATTTCAGAAGAACTTGGTGGATATGTTACAATTACAGTTGCGGTAATAATCATTACAGGAGTTCTTGGTAACATATGTGGTGAGGCAGTTTGCAAAATATTTAAAATAACAAATCCTGTGGCAAAGGGAATAGCTCTGGGAACATCTTCCCATGCCATTGGTACTGCAAAAGCAATGGAAATGGGCGAGATTGAAGGGGCAATGAGCAGCCTTTCAATAGTAATAGCAGGAATTTGCACAATGGTAGGAGCATCTGTTTTTGCAAATTTTATATAAAGAGTTATAATAATGGCGGACAGATTTTTATTTAATAAGAAATTAATTTGGAAATTCTATTAAGCAAAAATCCCACCGAGGATTGAAGAGGTGCGGATAGGAGGCATATTATGATAATTACAATTGCAAGACAATGTGGTTGCGGCGGACATGAAGTTGCAAGAATATTGGCTAATAAACTTGGCATGGAACTTTTTGACAAAAAGAAATTGCTTGAAGAAGCAAATCAGCTAGGACAGGCTGAAGAACACAGTAATTTTTTTAACGAAGTACCTATTAATAGTCTTTTATATGGAATAGCAATGGGGTTTGGAAATACGAAGCCAATGGATAAGTCATTAAAACTTGTTAAGGCCATTACCGAAAACAAAGACGCCATAATTATTGGAAGATGTGCTAATATAATATACAAAGATAGCAAGGATGTTACATCAGTATATCTTTTTGCGGACAAAGAATTTAGAATAAAATATCTTATGGAAAGAGACGGAATTTCAGAAAAAGAGGCGGAAAAGTATATAAAAGAAGTTGACGAGAAAAGAACATCTTTCCATAAATACTGCACTGACACAGTGTGGGGAGATGCAAAAGAATATCAGCTTTGCCTTGATACAGGTAAGATTGGTTTTGAAAAGACGGCAGAGCTTATTATGAATTATATTAATGCAAAAAAAGAATCCTAAAAATTTGGAAATGAAAAAAATATATAAATAATTATATGATAATATTAGAAATGATTATAGGAGTTGATTATTATGAAACAGACAAGGCAGATGTCAGAGACTATAAAACTTGGAATACTTCTTGCACTTTCAGGTGGATTTATGGATGCGTACTCTTACATACAGAGGGATCAGGTTTTTGCCAATGCCCAGACAGGAAACATGTTGCTGTTTGGTGTAAATTTGTCAGCGGGGAATCTTAGGGGAGCGCTTCATTACTTCTTCCCGGTTTTTGCTTTTGCAATAGGAATTGCCATAGCAGAGCTTGTTCGTGCCAAAGAAAGAGACCTTTTACATTGGAGACAGGTGTCTGTTTTATTTGAGGGAATTATACTTGTAGGCGTAGCTTTTATTCCACTTGACATGAACCTTATAGCCAACTCACTTACATCTTTTGCCTGCGGAATACAGGTTGAAAGTTTTAGAAAAATCAGAGGTAACGGCATTGCCACAACTATGTGTATAGGAAATTTGAGAAGTGGTACACAGAACCTTTGTAATTTCATTCGCAAAAAAGATAAGGAAGATTTTAAGAAAGCAGTATTGTATTATGGAATTATTGTATGCTTCGTAACCGGGGCAGTAATCGGTAACTTCTTTATACATATGTTCCACGAAAGAGCAATTCTTTGTTGCTCAGTAGTTTTATTCTTTGCTTTCTTCTTAATGTTTATTGATTATGAAAAAGATGACGCTAGAGCAATTTAAAGAACAGTTTAATATAAAACTAAATAATCAACAGTTAAAAGCAGTGCAGTCGGTTCAAAATCCTACACTGCTTTTAGCAGTTCCGGGCAGTGGAAAGACAACGGTTCTTGTTACAAGACTTGGTTATATGATTTATTGTCTTGGAATAGAGCCTGAATCAATTCTCACTGTTACATATACAGTTGCGGCAACTAACTATATGAGACAGAGATTTGAAACAATGTTTGGTGAACAGCTGGCGGCAAGACTTGAGTTTAGAACAATTAACGGAATTTGTTCAAAAATAATTAACTATTACGGAAACTGCATCGGCAGAAAGGCTTTCGACCTGATTACGGAAGAAGGCTTTAAATCTAAAATATTGTCTTTGATTTATCAGAAAGAACTTAACGAATATCCGTCGGAAAATGACTTGCAGACAGTTATTACCCTGATTACATACATAAAAAATATGATGCTTTCAAATGAAGAAATTGAAAGCCTTGGCAAGAAGGAAAACCTGCCACTTGCTGAAATTTACAAGGCATATTGTGGGGAACTTCGCAGACAGTCATTAATGGATTATGACGACCAAATGGTTTATGCCTACACAATGCTAAAGACCACACCACAGGTTTTGGAATATTTTCAAAATATGTACCAATATATTTGCGTGGACGAAGCACAGGATACATCAAAAATCCAGCACAAAATTATTGAAATACTTGCAATGAAAAATAAGAAGCTGTTCATGGTTGGGGATGAGGATCAGAGTATTTACGGATTTAGGGCGGCTTACCCGGAAGCATTGCTTTCTTTTGAGTCAACTTATCCTGAAGGAAAAATTCTTCTAATGGAAGAAAACTTTAGGTCTGACGGAGCAATTGTAAGTGCAGCAGACAGATTTATTCAGAAAAACAAATTAAGACACAAGAAAAATATGAAAGCTTCAAGGGATATGGTAAAAGATATTCGACTTATTGAAGTAAAAACAAGAAAGTCTCAGTATAGCTATTTAACAAAGGTGGCAGAAAACTGCAACGTAGATACGGCAGTTTTGTACAGAGATAATGAAAGCATAATTCCAGTTGTGGATATGCTTGAGAGAAGTGGCATTGATTACAAAATCAAAAACGCTGACCTGACGTTTTTCAATCACAAAATAGTTACAGACATAAAAAACATAATAAGATTTGCAGAAAATCCAAAGGATACGGAAATCTTTATGCAGATATATTTTAAAATCGGAACATATTTAAGCAAAATGGGAGCGATTGAAGCCTGCCGTATAAGTGAAGAAAAAGGCATTCCCGTAATTGACAGTGCATTAAGATATGGAAGAATCCCAAAAGGCACGGAGAAAAGTCTAAAGGCAATGAAGACTCATATAGAAAGCATTTTAGAAGAGTCGGCCTACAAAGCAGTTTATAGAATTGTTAATTTCATGGGCTATTCTGCTTATCTTGAAAGAGCAAAAATAAAAGATGGTAAGATAAGTATTCTCCAGGCTTTGGCAGCAAATGAGAAAACACCGGAAGATTTTCTAAATCGTCTTGATGAACTAGCAATGATTATAAAGAATAAAAAGAACAATTATGATTGCAAATTTACTTTGTCTACAATTCACTCAAGCAAAGGTTTGGAGTACGATACGGTATACATAATGGATGTAAAGGACGGAGTTTTTCCTGAAAAGGTGGTTGCCAACAGAAAGAACGCAACAGATGAGGAAATAAAAACTTACGAGGAAGAGCGAAGACTTTATTACGTGGCAGTTACAAGAGCAAAAAATCAGTTGTGCATATTTGACTTTAAGGACAGCTCAACTTTCAACAACCAGTTGCTTGGCATAAATGTTAAAAGCAGTGCCGACAAAACTAAGTTTCAAAAATCGGGGAAAAAGGGTATAATAGCTACAGACAGGAAGACCTCCAAAGCAATAGAAATGCTAAGGTCAAAATCTTATCTAAGATAATTGGAAAATCTTTAAT containing:
- a CDS encoding LrgB family protein → MNQMIINSTTIGVVISVMGYELGLLLKRKFKSAIFNPLLISIIFVICCLLLFRVDYDNYNKSAQYLSYLLTPATVCLAIPLYQQIKLLKENVVAIFAGIISGVLTSLVCIFAFALIFNFGHEEYVTLLPKSITTAIGMGISEELGGYVTITVAVIIITGVLGNICGEAVCKIFKITNPVAKGIALGTSSHAIGTAKAMEMGEIEGAMSSLSIVIAGICTMVGASVFANFI
- a CDS encoding YoaK family protein; this translates as MKQTRQMSETIKLGILLALSGGFMDAYSYIQRDQVFANAQTGNMLLFGVNLSAGNLRGALHYFFPVFAFAIGIAIAELVRAKERDLLHWRQVSVLFEGIILVGVAFIPLDMNLIANSLTSFACGIQVESFRKIRGNGIATTMCIGNLRSGTQNLCNFIRKKDKEDFKKAVLYYGIIVCFVTGAVIGNFFIHMFHERAILCCSVVLFFAFFLMFIDYEKDDARAI
- a CDS encoding MFS transporter, with amino-acid sequence MYSALLVIIYLAFISLGLPDTLLGSAWPQMHIELNASLSSAGIITMIISMGTVISSLFSDRLNIKLGTGKVTAISVLMTAVALLGFSLSHSFIILCVLAVPYGLGAGAVDAALNNYVALHYSSKHMSWLHCFWGVGASIGPYIIGTCMAHGLGWRGGYSVISVLQFTLTAALFITLPLWKKVENSENNVINGNNERTQEEPQERKAKSLSEVLHIKGVIYILFAFFCYSAVEQTTTLWCASYLVLNRSIDSNIAAKFAAFFYIGITFGRFLCGFIADKLGDKNMIRLGIVIIVAGIVMLFMPIPGAAIALAGLITIGLGCAPIYPSIIHSTPFNFGADNSQAVIGIQMAFAYVGTTFMPPLFGLIAQYINIGLFPVYILIFTAIMLLTTEVLNNINKDKAYK
- a CDS encoding AAA family ATPase; protein product: MIITIARQCGCGGHEVARILANKLGMELFDKKKLLEEANQLGQAEEHSNFFNEVPINSLLYGIAMGFGNTKPMDKSLKLVKAITENKDAIIIGRCANIIYKDSKDVTSVYLFADKEFRIKYLMERDGISEKEAEKYIKEVDEKRTSFHKYCTDTVWGDAKEYQLCLDTGKIGFEKTAELIMNYINAKKES
- a CDS encoding diaminopimelate dehydrogenase — its product is MKTRIGILGYGNLGKGVECAVKEANDMELVAVFTRRDPKNVTILTENVPVCHIDEAADWKDKIDVMILCGGSATDLPVQTPQFASMFNVIDSFDTHARIPEHFAAVDKAAKEAGKVAVISVGWDPGMFSLNRVYANAILPDGKDYTFWGKGVSQGHSDAIRRIKGVKNAKQYTIPVESALERVRSGENPELTTREKHERECFVVLEEGADAATVEKEIKEMPNYFSDYNTTVHFITEEELEKNHSGMAHGGFVIRSGKTGMNKEHNHIIEYSLKLDSNPEFTTSVLIAYARAAKRLYDEGQKGCKTVLDIAPAYLSEMSDEDLRAHLL
- a CDS encoding copper homeostasis protein CutC codes for the protein MSKYILEVCVDSVESAISAYNGGATRIELCSNLVIGGTTPDLELFKTIRNHIQIPINVMIRPRYGDFCYTEYEHEIMCRQVENFKNEGADAVVIGSLNIDGTLNEKQMKELIKEAGQCKITLHRAFDMCKDYFQTMEEAIKLGVDTILTSGGKQNCIVGAETIRNLVEQAEGRIEILVGAGVSQNNIAELIKRTKTKSFHMSGKTIIESTMKYRNPDVFMGLPGISEYKKYQTDEKIIKQVVEILQRNIESKTQIQE
- a CDS encoding ATP-dependent helicase; translation: MKKMTLEQFKEQFNIKLNNQQLKAVQSVQNPTLLLAVPGSGKTTVLVTRLGYMIYCLGIEPESILTVTYTVAATNYMRQRFETMFGEQLAARLEFRTINGICSKIINYYGNCIGRKAFDLITEEGFKSKILSLIYQKELNEYPSENDLQTVITLITYIKNMMLSNEEIESLGKKENLPLAEIYKAYCGELRRQSLMDYDDQMVYAYTMLKTTPQVLEYFQNMYQYICVDEAQDTSKIQHKIIEILAMKNKKLFMVGDEDQSIYGFRAAYPEALLSFESTYPEGKILLMEENFRSDGAIVSAADRFIQKNKLRHKKNMKASRDMVKDIRLIEVKTRKSQYSYLTKVAENCNVDTAVLYRDNESIIPVVDMLERSGIDYKIKNADLTFFNHKIVTDIKNIIRFAENPKDTEIFMQIYFKIGTYLSKMGAIEACRISEEKGIPVIDSALRYGRIPKGTEKSLKAMKTHIESILEESAYKAVYRIVNFMGYSAYLERAKIKDGKISILQALAANEKTPEDFLNRLDELAMIIKNKKNNYDCKFTLSTIHSSKGLEYDTVYIMDVKDGVFPEKVVANRKNATDEEIKTYEEERRLYYVAVTRAKNQLCIFDFKDSSTFNNQLLGINVKSSADKTKFQKSGKKGIIATDRKTSKAIEMLRSKSYLR
- a CDS encoding CidA/LrgA family protein, coding for MKYMRQFGIIMLVTCIGEILKYLIPLAIPSSIYGLCLMMVLLVTGIVKVDDVKESGTFLIEIMPLMFIASGVGIVVYWKQLKTMLIPLIIITFVSTVLVMAVSGKVTQYVIKRRKKYESDDN
- a CDS encoding CapA family protein — its product is MKKNIIVIFPIILSVITVAIFFNLSVKPMDTTTNVLGQKETMSQNENSKKNTIGNAAQNNSNSKSIGSNTGNSSDESKFSSSGQTTTKDSSTVATTAPANTIKLSFVGDCLCATDENTSYENCFNDVAKAKNPSYFLEKVNSYFLNDDFTIADCENVYSDSKKLKVSDKGQYADPNVRAFWFKSPAKNAKILSAGGIDMVSISNNHINDYGLEGHEDTRKALDAANVKWGEEGKIVYFEKHNFKISVICVSMYGDYVLPTIQSALKKATKKSDYQIIYFHGGTEGLHEPENWKVNACHTLIDSGADLIIGDHPHVLQPLEKYKNKTIIYSMGNFIFGGNRHPENRTIIYQHTITLTSNNKISEETGDIIPCYVYTGDTNNWQPAQIKDKATKKKVLSFMNGKRKSPL